One region of Halomonas huangheensis genomic DNA includes:
- the ptsP gene encoding phosphoenolpyruvate--protein phosphotransferase, translating to MLDVLRRIIQEVNSARSLEAALSTMVRRIRKAMRTDVCSFYLFDVEQNVLVLMETIGLRTQAVGRVALPVGEGLVGTVARREEPLNLEDAQAHPSFRYFEATGEERYSSFLGVPIIHQRRMLGVLVVQQSERRRYDEADEAFLVTMAAQLAGVLAHAIATGSLGRPSLPGGQATFIGVAASPGMAIGEAVVLSPLADLDSVPDLVPTDVEFEISRLQHAIGRVREEIRAASERLANRISAQELALFEVYQQMLSEAALSHEVEKRIREGQWAPGALADVVRRHVQYLERVDDDYLKERAADVRDLGRRVLAHLQEESPRTPDEYPPDTILIGDEISVALLGEVPRDRLAGLISLRGSSNSHVAIIARAMGIPLVSGMVDLPMPRLGGARLVLDGHRGRVFVRPTPEMVSHYQNLIDEEQALVKLLENEQYLPSITPDGHDMTLMVNTGLAVDTVASLKPRIGGVGLYRTEVPFMITERFPGEQEQTRLYREQLTSFAPLPVVMRTLDIGGDKDLPYFPIEEANPFLGWRGIRVTLDHPEVLMVQLRAMLKASQGLDNLQILLPMITNVNEVDDALKLIERAIVELGEEGVDVERPLVGVMLEVPATLYQLGALARRVDFFSVGSNDLTQYLLAVDRNNPRVADLYDSCHPAVLSALHRLAEESKQLGVPASVCGELAGDPAGALLLMGMGFDTLSMNGPSLPRVRAAIRRVPHQAAMQLVEETLVLESPAEVRAHLTARMQKWQLAHLMPPSD from the coding sequence ATGCTCGACGTCCTTCGACGAATTATTCAGGAGGTCAACAGTGCGCGTAGCCTCGAGGCTGCACTGTCGACCATGGTGCGACGTATCCGCAAGGCGATGCGTACCGACGTTTGTTCCTTCTATCTGTTTGATGTCGAGCAGAATGTGCTGGTGTTGATGGAGACCATTGGCCTACGTACTCAGGCCGTTGGCCGGGTCGCATTGCCAGTGGGCGAAGGACTGGTCGGCACCGTGGCTCGTCGCGAGGAGCCGCTCAATCTCGAGGATGCCCAGGCACACCCCAGCTTCCGCTATTTCGAGGCTACCGGCGAGGAACGCTATTCCAGCTTCCTTGGGGTACCCATTATCCACCAGCGGCGCATGCTGGGGGTGTTGGTTGTTCAGCAGTCTGAGCGGCGTCGTTATGACGAGGCCGATGAAGCCTTCCTCGTGACCATGGCCGCGCAGTTGGCGGGAGTGCTGGCACATGCCATCGCTACCGGCAGTCTTGGGCGTCCTTCGCTGCCCGGCGGTCAGGCAACCTTCATTGGGGTGGCGGCTTCTCCGGGTATGGCGATAGGGGAAGCGGTAGTGTTATCGCCCCTCGCTGATCTGGACAGTGTCCCGGACCTGGTGCCGACCGATGTCGAGTTCGAGATTTCCCGCCTGCAGCATGCGATTGGCCGAGTCAGAGAGGAGATCCGCGCCGCGAGTGAGCGCCTGGCCAACCGTATTTCCGCTCAGGAACTGGCGCTGTTCGAGGTCTACCAGCAGATGCTGAGTGAGGCAGCGTTGTCTCACGAGGTCGAGAAGCGCATTCGCGAGGGCCAATGGGCGCCCGGAGCGCTGGCGGATGTCGTTCGCCGCCATGTGCAGTATCTCGAGCGTGTCGACGATGACTATCTCAAGGAGCGTGCCGCCGATGTGCGCGATCTTGGCCGCCGTGTGCTCGCTCACCTGCAGGAAGAGTCGCCGCGTACCCCGGACGAATATCCGCCCGATACCATCCTGATCGGTGATGAGATCAGCGTTGCTCTGCTGGGGGAAGTTCCGCGTGATCGACTCGCTGGCTTGATCTCCCTGCGTGGTTCGAGCAACTCCCATGTCGCAATTATCGCTCGTGCCATGGGAATTCCACTGGTTTCCGGGATGGTCGACCTTCCCATGCCGCGCCTCGGTGGCGCTCGACTGGTGCTGGATGGTCACCGTGGACGTGTGTTCGTGCGTCCCACGCCGGAAATGGTCAGCCACTACCAGAATCTGATTGACGAGGAGCAGGCGCTGGTCAAACTGCTCGAGAACGAACAGTACCTGCCCAGCATCACTCCGGATGGCCACGATATGACCTTGATGGTCAATACCGGCCTGGCGGTAGACACGGTGGCGTCACTCAAGCCGCGCATCGGTGGTGTCGGCCTGTATCGCACCGAAGTGCCCTTCATGATCACCGAGCGATTCCCGGGGGAGCAGGAGCAGACACGGCTTTATCGTGAGCAACTGACCAGCTTTGCGCCGTTGCCGGTGGTAATGCGTACCCTGGATATCGGTGGCGACAAGGATCTACCGTATTTCCCCATCGAAGAGGCCAACCCCTTTCTCGGCTGGCGCGGCATTCGCGTAACGCTTGATCATCCCGAAGTGCTGATGGTGCAGTTGCGCGCCATGCTCAAGGCCTCGCAAGGGCTCGACAATCTGCAGATCCTGTTGCCGATGATCACCAACGTCAATGAGGTCGATGATGCGCTGAAGTTGATCGAGCGCGCCATCGTCGAATTGGGTGAAGAGGGGGTTGATGTAGAGCGCCCTCTGGTTGGCGTGATGTTGGAAGTGCCGGCGACGCTTTATCAGCTCGGGGCACTGGCCAGGCGTGTTGATTTCTTCTCGGTCGGCAGCAACGACTTGACCCAATATCTGTTGGCGGTGGATCGCAATAATCCACGTGTCGCCGACCTCTACGATTCCTGTCATCCGGCAGTGCTATCGGCACTGCATCGTCTTGCGGAAGAGTCGAAGCAGCTTGGCGTTCCGGCCTCTGTCTGCGGAGAGTTGGCAGGGGACCCTGCTGGTGCCTTGCTGTTGATGGGGATGGGGTTCGATACGCTGTCGATGAATGGCCCCAGCCTGCCGCGAGTACGCGCGGCGATTCGTCGCGTCCCGCATCAAGCTGCCATGCAACTGGTTGAGGAAACCCTGGTGCTGGAATCTCCCGCTGAAGTGCGTGCTCATCTGACCGCGCGGATGCAGAAGTGGCAGTTGGCGCACCTGATGCCGCCAAGTGATTAG
- a CDS encoding NRDE family protein, which yields MCLIAFHFAPGTPTPLVLVGNRDEQYSRATAPLATWTDHPEISGGRDLQAGGSWLAVHQSGRFAALTNVRDPEIIISPNPPSRGQLVRDALLVDDLHAWLQQQVAGAGLAFGGFNLLVGNAQQLWHLGRNRRGMQLATVSPGTHGLSNASLNSHWPKLCKVREALRHDVNNGDAASLLLPASLTNFSDPGQAPDEKLPDTGVGLELERFLSSAFIVGDDYGTRSTTRLALSTSGAIPSFHIIEQRFGVRGQALGETRLQIAGIEHASLEPVPRPS from the coding sequence ATGTGTCTCATCGCCTTTCATTTCGCCCCCGGCACTCCTACCCCACTGGTCCTCGTCGGCAATCGTGACGAGCAGTACTCGCGCGCCACCGCACCATTGGCCACCTGGACCGATCACCCCGAGATCAGTGGCGGCCGCGATCTCCAGGCCGGAGGCAGCTGGCTGGCAGTACATCAGAGTGGGCGCTTCGCTGCACTGACCAATGTACGCGACCCAGAAATCATCATTTCACCGAATCCTCCCAGCCGCGGCCAACTGGTGCGCGATGCCCTGCTGGTCGATGATCTTCACGCCTGGCTGCAACAGCAGGTGGCGGGGGCAGGACTTGCCTTCGGAGGATTCAACCTGCTGGTCGGCAATGCCCAGCAACTCTGGCATCTAGGCCGCAATCGTCGGGGCATGCAGCTCGCCACGGTGTCGCCGGGCACCCACGGGCTATCCAATGCATCGCTCAACAGCCACTGGCCAAAACTATGCAAGGTGCGCGAGGCACTGCGTCATGATGTGAACAACGGCGATGCCGCATCACTGCTGCTTCCGGCCAGCCTGACCAACTTCAGCGATCCTGGCCAGGCTCCGGACGAGAAACTTCCCGATACCGGGGTTGGTCTGGAGCTGGAGCGCTTCCTGTCCTCGGCTTTCATCGTCGGGGACGACTACGGCACTCGCTCGACAACACGGCTGGCCTTGAGCACCTCAGGCGCCATACCTTCCTTCCATATCATCGAGCAACGCTTCGGCGTCCGGGGACAAGCTCTGGGAGAGACACGACTGCAGATTGCCGGCATCGAGCACGCTTCGCTCGAACCTGTCCCTCGCCCCTCCTGA
- a CDS encoding response regulator yields the protein MAGDTRKDRIWYRLVMPILWPVTIAQLVLLLLGLVLGGSLHWLMPEATSWGATLWLMIGLVAGTTLNLLIFLMLLRHRVDRLQRRLDSTLDDIEEQVGQRFDLLGMQRPARDEASLTTRVVSAVEAVSQLLHLYDHHRPHGADSLAVRSNQDAPYDESRLRDEIQRLSTALGRARDESRLKSSYLAHIASSLAPVIELVERRELLEQIKDGEELRRRLSDVRLLLENLDDGEAEDSDDVPRSARRILIVDDGPVNLMLARQVLEREGYGVITATSGTEAIELLDTQVVDLILMDIVLPDIDGVEACRRLRALEAASPQRKRSVVIALTANASQQDQERFLQAGMDGFLAKPYRPQTLLEAVDAWLPVDASLSGDSR from the coding sequence ATGGCGGGTGATACACGCAAGGATCGCATCTGGTACCGGCTGGTCATGCCTATCCTGTGGCCAGTCACCATCGCACAACTGGTGTTGCTGTTGTTGGGGTTGGTGCTGGGTGGCAGTCTGCATTGGCTGATGCCCGAGGCTACGAGTTGGGGAGCAACGTTATGGTTGATGATAGGGCTGGTGGCTGGCACCACGCTCAATCTATTGATCTTTCTGATGCTGCTCCGCCACCGTGTTGACCGCCTGCAACGCCGCCTGGACAGTACGCTGGATGATATCGAGGAGCAGGTCGGACAACGCTTTGATCTGCTGGGTATGCAGCGGCCCGCTCGGGATGAAGCCTCGCTGACGACTAGAGTGGTCAGCGCCGTCGAGGCTGTCAGCCAGCTACTTCACCTTTACGATCATCATCGCCCTCACGGCGCAGACTCTCTCGCGGTGCGCAGTAATCAGGATGCCCCGTATGACGAGAGTCGATTGCGTGACGAAATTCAGCGTCTTTCCACAGCGTTGGGGCGGGCGCGCGACGAGTCACGGCTGAAGTCGAGCTATCTGGCCCATATTGCCAGCTCGCTGGCGCCGGTCATCGAGTTGGTGGAACGTCGAGAGCTTCTCGAACAGATCAAGGATGGCGAAGAGCTGCGTCGGCGTCTGTCGGATGTCCGTCTGTTGCTCGAGAACCTTGATGATGGTGAGGCCGAAGACAGTGATGATGTGCCGCGGTCGGCCCGGCGCATCCTGATTGTCGATGATGGGCCGGTTAACCTGATGTTGGCCCGTCAGGTACTTGAGCGCGAAGGCTATGGCGTCATTACCGCGACCAGCGGCACTGAAGCCATCGAGCTGCTGGATACCCAGGTCGTTGACCTGATTCTCATGGATATCGTGCTGCCCGATATAGACGGTGTAGAAGCCTGTCGGCGGTTACGGGCTCTCGAGGCCGCATCCCCTCAGCGGAAGCGTTCCGTGGTCATTGCCTTGACCGCCAATGCCAGCCAACAGGATCAGGAGCGCTTTTTACAGGCTGGGATGGATGGCTTTCTGGCCAAACCATATCGCCCTCAGACCCTACTCGAGGCAGTTGATGCCTGGTTGCCGGTTGATGCCTCCCTTTCTGGAGATTCCCGCTGA
- a CDS encoding sulfite exporter TauE/SafE family protein, producing MLVSVLAYLFLGALAGTMAGLYGVGGGLIIVPSLMAVFAVLNVSPDVAMHLAVGTSLATIAVTGTSSALGHLRRGSVRRDWLMALLPGLVVGAVLGVFVAGSLSGGKLGTLFGIFLLLVAARLVFGRSPAAGSASPGNSRMIVAGGVIGSVSALFGIGGGTLSVPWLIRCGATMTQAVGTSAACGLPIALVGAATFVITGWGDTSLPEGALGYVMVPAFVGIAVTSVPCARLGVRLAHRLPAPVLKLSFALLLVVVGLGFLLP from the coding sequence ATGCTGGTGTCGGTATTGGCCTATCTGTTTCTGGGGGCACTGGCAGGCACCATGGCAGGTCTCTACGGGGTAGGGGGTGGCCTGATCATTGTCCCCAGCCTGATGGCGGTGTTCGCAGTGTTGAATGTCTCTCCAGACGTCGCCATGCACCTTGCGGTAGGCACTTCGCTGGCGACTATTGCGGTAACAGGAACATCTTCTGCCCTGGGACACCTGCGCCGCGGCAGCGTGCGGCGTGACTGGCTGATGGCGCTGTTGCCGGGGCTGGTCGTCGGCGCGGTGCTGGGGGTATTTGTCGCCGGTAGCCTATCCGGTGGCAAGTTGGGCACGCTATTCGGTATCTTCCTGTTGCTGGTTGCGGCGCGCCTGGTATTTGGGCGCTCACCGGCGGCAGGCAGTGCTTCTCCCGGTAACAGCAGGATGATAGTCGCCGGGGGAGTGATCGGCAGTGTCTCGGCACTGTTCGGTATTGGCGGAGGCACGCTGAGTGTGCCCTGGCTGATTCGCTGTGGTGCGACCATGACTCAGGCTGTGGGTACATCAGCGGCCTGTGGACTGCCGATTGCACTGGTCGGTGCCGCGACCTTCGTGATTACCGGGTGGGGTGATACAAGCTTACCTGAAGGGGCTCTGGGCTATGTGATGGTGCCAGCTTTTGTCGGCATCGCTGTGACCAGCGTACCCTGCGCACGTCTGGGAGTGCGGCTGGCGCATCGCCTGCCGGCACCTGTGCTCAAACTGTCATTTGCGCTGCTGTTGGTCGTTGTTGGACTGGGATTTCTACTGCCTTGA
- the lgt gene encoding prolipoprotein diacylglyceryl transferase produces the protein MLSYPDIDPVAIAIGPLKVHWYGLMYVIGFVAAWWLGCRRASRIGLTRDDVSDLLFYSAVGVVAGGRLGYALFYGLEQWLGDPLWIFKVWDGGMSFHGGLIGVLIAALLFARRKGLAFFTLTDFVAPLVPIGLGAGRIGNFINHELPGRVTDLPWGMPFPGYGPEARHPSSLYEALLEGVVLFIILWWVSSQPRRRGLVSGMFLICYGLFRFSVEFVRQPDPQLGFIALGWVTMGMLLSLPMILCGILLTMWSRRQPVDGKQTS, from the coding sequence ATGCTGAGTTATCCGGATATTGACCCTGTTGCCATTGCAATCGGGCCCCTCAAGGTACATTGGTATGGCCTGATGTATGTGATTGGCTTTGTCGCGGCATGGTGGTTGGGCTGTCGTCGCGCCTCACGCATCGGCCTGACTCGTGATGATGTCAGCGACCTGCTTTTCTACTCTGCGGTTGGGGTGGTGGCAGGGGGCCGTCTGGGCTATGCCTTGTTCTACGGTCTGGAGCAGTGGCTAGGTGATCCGCTGTGGATCTTCAAGGTCTGGGATGGCGGCATGAGCTTCCATGGCGGATTGATCGGCGTGCTGATTGCCGCATTGCTGTTCGCGCGTCGCAAGGGACTGGCCTTCTTTACCTTGACTGACTTTGTTGCGCCGCTGGTGCCTATCGGCCTGGGCGCGGGGCGTATCGGTAACTTCATCAATCATGAGTTGCCCGGTCGTGTCACTGATCTGCCGTGGGGAATGCCGTTTCCAGGCTATGGCCCCGAGGCGCGCCACCCCTCGTCACTCTACGAAGCGCTGCTTGAGGGCGTGGTGCTGTTCATCATCCTGTGGTGGGTGTCGTCGCAACCGCGTCGTAGAGGATTGGTCTCTGGTATGTTCCTGATCTGCTATGGCCTGTTCCGCTTCTCGGTGGAGTTTGTGCGCCAGCCTGATCCGCAACTCGGCTTCATCGCTCTTGGGTGGGTGACCATGGGTATGCTGCTTAGCCTGCCGATGATCCTGTGCGGTATTCTGTTGACGATGTGGTCGCGTCGACAGCCGGTCGATGGCAAGCAGACTTCCTGA
- a CDS encoding thymidylate synthase, with the protein MSLTDPGLPANEQPALEQHALEQPYLNLMREVLENGVERSDRTGVGTRSLFGHQMRFDLSRGFPLVTTKKLHLRSIIHELLWFLQGDTNIAYLKENGVRIWDEWADENGDLGPVYGYQWRSWPDPRGGHVDQIAGLLEQLINNPYSRRLIVSAWNPALVDEMALPPCHCLFQFHVADGRLSCQLYQRSADIFLGVPFNIASYALLTRMIAQVVGLKPGDFVHTLGDAHLYLNHLDQAREQLTREPRPAPRLELDASVSDLFDFRFEHIAIQDYDPHPHIKAEVAV; encoded by the coding sequence ATGTCCTTGACTGACCCTGGTCTACCCGCCAACGAGCAGCCTGCTCTCGAACAGCACGCTCTTGAACAGCCCTATTTGAACTTGATGCGTGAAGTGCTGGAAAACGGCGTTGAGCGCTCGGACCGTACAGGGGTGGGGACCCGCTCGCTGTTCGGCCACCAGATGCGCTTCGACCTTTCCCGTGGCTTTCCGCTGGTGACCACCAAGAAACTGCACCTGCGCTCGATCATTCACGAGTTGCTGTGGTTCCTGCAGGGCGACACCAATATTGCCTATCTGAAGGAAAACGGTGTACGCATCTGGGATGAGTGGGCCGATGAGAATGGCGATCTGGGGCCGGTGTATGGTTACCAATGGCGCAGCTGGCCTGATCCGCGTGGTGGGCATGTCGACCAGATTGCCGGATTGCTTGAACAACTGATCAACAACCCGTATTCACGGCGTTTGATCGTCTCGGCCTGGAACCCTGCTCTGGTCGATGAGATGGCCTTGCCACCCTGTCATTGTCTATTCCAGTTCCACGTTGCCGACGGCCGACTGTCCTGTCAGCTTTATCAGCGCAGCGCGGACATTTTCCTTGGTGTGCCCTTCAACATTGCCAGTTACGCCCTGTTGACCCGGATGATCGCGCAAGTGGTGGGACTAAAGCCGGGTGACTTCGTGCATACCCTGGGCGATGCCCACCTCTATCTGAACCATCTTGATCAGGCCCGCGAGCAACTGACACGTGAACCGCGGCCCGCGCCGCGGCTGGAACTGGATGCATCGGTCTCGGATCTGTTCGATTTCCGCTTCGAGCATATTGCCATTCAGGACTATGATCCGCATCCGCATATCAAGGCAGAGGTGGCGGTATGA
- a CDS encoding dihydrofolate reductase — protein MSEQSSIQMLDTLIPVAMIAAMSSNRVIGVDNQLPWYLPEDLKFFKRTTQAKPLVMGRKTFESIGRPLPNRLNIVVTRDTTFQHDGVRVCHDLVSAIELADQHATIDAADEIIVMGGAQIYAQALPISQRLYLTEVDIEIEGDAHFPEFDLSQWQEIDSTAGAPAEGQPSYRFVRYERRC, from the coding sequence ATGAGTGAACAGTCATCCATCCAGATGCTCGATACGCTGATTCCCGTAGCGATGATCGCAGCGATGTCGAGTAACCGAGTGATCGGTGTCGATAACCAACTCCCCTGGTATTTGCCGGAAGACCTGAAGTTCTTCAAGCGCACGACTCAGGCCAAGCCATTGGTAATGGGACGCAAGACTTTCGAGTCGATTGGTCGCCCCTTGCCCAACCGGCTCAATATCGTGGTAACGCGCGATACCACCTTCCAGCACGACGGCGTGCGTGTCTGCCATGACCTGGTCAGCGCCATTGAACTGGCCGATCAGCATGCAACGATCGATGCCGCTGATGAGATCATTGTCATGGGGGGCGCGCAGATCTACGCACAGGCATTGCCGATTTCGCAGCGCCTCTATCTCACCGAGGTCGATATCGAGATCGAGGGTGACGCACATTTCCCGGAATTCGACCTCAGCCAGTGGCAGGAAATCGACAGTACCGCTGGGGCTCCAGCGGAAGGGCAGCCGAGTTACCGCTTTGTCCGCTATGAACGTCGCTGCTGA
- a CDS encoding ProQ/FINO family protein: protein MINTHAEHPLNALEQRLATLVDGLREGLLREQRLTSELDAVSQQRESLQQQLVELEEQLAAATRDRDQLQQDSNEQQQSHAMAQQQCETLQKSCNELEQRYSELDQRWQQAQSRLAEADNQQTRLAELQSLLSEQQLQVTEQQAQAAEQDKVRQIRIAELEVALEQVRVERQQLADQNNELAEENRELDEQNRELEAHNARLRERVEHPEDASNAMPMFARSARRAQGLSALIHHRPRHAAPETERPEQAENGDKGEGGAAEPAQVDQEAADAQQADQQQTDQQQGEHKQVQAQDGVGQRREADSGTSVVASSAPPPVEHDRPESTQGDLPIDKAPSPQALLTEWYQRYDQTFFKGHTRPLKVGIHEDLLALEPWPEKLVRRALACYVNLPRYLKSVREGADRIDLKGDIDGQVDTQAAEHAKRKLDRLQAERQQQGRSNSAPKGVDRHGAGRKSAEKEHGGKTDAMTAPSSSTVSAAEKKPQKPMVKSSRQSASSSSSEVRDQQAESRPEENREVRLQRKLDALMARHNARD, encoded by the coding sequence GTGATCAATACGCACGCAGAGCATCCGTTGAATGCGCTCGAGCAACGCCTGGCGACGCTGGTGGACGGACTGCGTGAAGGACTCCTTCGCGAACAGCGCCTGACCTCAGAACTGGATGCAGTATCTCAGCAGCGCGAGTCGCTGCAACAGCAACTGGTCGAGCTCGAGGAGCAGCTTGCTGCGGCCACGCGAGATCGCGACCAGCTACAGCAAGACAGTAATGAGCAACAGCAGAGCCATGCGATGGCTCAGCAGCAGTGTGAAACGCTTCAGAAGAGCTGCAATGAGCTTGAGCAGCGATACTCCGAGCTTGATCAACGTTGGCAGCAGGCACAGTCGCGGCTCGCCGAAGCGGATAATCAGCAGACCAGGCTTGCCGAGTTGCAGTCTCTGCTGTCCGAGCAGCAGCTGCAGGTGACTGAACAGCAGGCGCAGGCCGCCGAGCAGGACAAGGTGCGGCAGATACGTATTGCGGAATTGGAAGTCGCGCTGGAGCAGGTTCGTGTTGAACGGCAGCAGCTTGCTGATCAGAACAACGAGCTGGCTGAGGAAAACCGCGAACTGGATGAGCAGAACCGTGAGCTCGAAGCACACAACGCGCGTTTGCGCGAGCGTGTTGAGCATCCAGAGGATGCCTCCAATGCCATGCCGATGTTCGCGCGCTCTGCTCGACGTGCCCAGGGGTTGTCGGCCTTGATTCACCATCGTCCTCGCCATGCCGCTCCTGAAACAGAGAGACCAGAGCAGGCGGAGAACGGAGATAAAGGTGAAGGTGGCGCGGCTGAGCCAGCACAGGTTGACCAGGAGGCGGCTGACGCGCAGCAAGCTGATCAGCAGCAAACTGATCAGCAGCAGGGTGAACACAAGCAAGTGCAAGCACAGGATGGTGTTGGTCAACGGAGAGAGGCCGATAGCGGCACGTCTGTGGTGGCCAGTTCAGCACCTCCCCCAGTAGAGCATGATCGCCCGGAGTCGACACAGGGTGATCTGCCCATCGACAAGGCACCATCTCCTCAGGCGCTGTTGACTGAGTGGTACCAGCGTTACGACCAGACCTTCTTCAAGGGACATACTCGGCCGCTCAAGGTCGGAATCCATGAGGACCTGTTGGCACTCGAGCCCTGGCCTGAAAAGCTCGTGCGTCGTGCACTGGCCTGCTATGTCAACCTGCCTCGTTACCTCAAGTCGGTGCGCGAGGGTGCCGACCGTATTGACCTGAAAGGTGACATTGACGGACAGGTGGATACTCAGGCAGCTGAGCATGCGAAACGCAAGCTGGATCGCCTGCAGGCCGAACGTCAACAGCAGGGGCGCAGCAATAGCGCACCGAAGGGTGTGGATCGTCATGGTGCTGGGCGTAAAAGCGCCGAAAAGGAACACGGTGGGAAGACGGATGCGATGACTGCCCCGTCGTCATCCACCGTGTCTGCTGCGGAGAAAAAGCCGCAAAAGCCCATGGTGAAATCCTCCCGACAGTCGGCGTCCTCCAGCTCATCGGAAGTCAGAGATCAGCAGGCGGAATCTCGCCCTGAAGAAAATCGTGAAGTACGCCTTCAACGCAAGCTTGATGCCTTGATGGCCCGCCATAATGCCCGCGATTGA